The sequence TCGCTCGGCCCGGAATCCTTTCCGGGCCACATTCTCGCTCGCTCGGCCCCGAATCCTTTCCGGGCCGTACCCGCTGCGGAATCCTTTCCGCCGTCGCCATTCATTGGTCACGGGTGCTGCGCAGCGAAGCAACCTCGCAGAGTCGATATTCCGGCTCCCCACACCGCCGAACCCCACCATGACATCAGCGATCTGGCCGGCCAAAGCGCCCAGACCGTGCTCCAATACGCTCGCAGCCACTGGGGGATCGAGAACAAACCGCACTGGTCACCGGACGTGACCTTCCTGCGAAACCGCATCGACCACTCGGCGGAGAACTTCTCCCGAATCCGCCGACTGAGCCTGAACCTGCTTCGCCGCGAGAAACCTTCAAGGGCAGCCTCAAAAGCAAACGCCCCCGGGCCGGCCTGCGGGAGGATTACCTAACCCGGACCGCCTTTTGCGGGCCGCAACACAAGTGCTCTGCGATCAAGAAACATGCGCGCAAAATGCGCACCAGTCGCGACGCAAGGGGCTAACCCGGGTCCTATGCCAGGGAATCTGGATACGATTGCCTTGGGCGGGACCGAGACTGGGCTGGACGCTCCGATATGCTTTGCGGTACCTTGTGTTCTGAGACGTGCGCCGGTAGCTCAGTCGGATAGAGCACGGGATTTCTAATCCCGCGGTCGGGGGTTCGAGTCCCTCCCGGCGCGATTCCCGCCCGCTTGCCTCCGTTCGAGCCGGGGCACGGGTCATAACCTTTCGGATCGTCCGTTCCCAGCGGGCCTTCACCGCCCTTCGGGTGTTTGCCTTGGTCCGGTCCGAGAAAGTCCAAAACGATCTCGCTCCTTGCGTCTCGAGCCGCAAACACCCCTTTCTCACCCCGCAGCCTCTTCGAGCCGATATCGCTATTGAGCGGGCATCACCGGGGTGCCCAGCCCGCGTGTCGCCCCCGGCAGAGAAGCCACGCCTGGAGGCATTGTTCAAGGGGATACACTGGGAAAGGACGGACATGCGACTCGGACTGGAAAAGAAAAAGCATTCTCTGTTGCGGACGCTCGCATGCCTCGCGACCGGCGGAATGGTGTTGTCGGTCATCGGCTGCGAGGGAGAGGTCGGCGGCGTTATGGTCGACGCCCTGGAGGCCGCTCTGCAGGCGGCTATCCCAGGTTTGATGGATCTGCTCAGAGCTGACGTGGTCAACGACGGCAGCGGCACGGGCACCGGTGGCGGTTCGTTGCCCACGGTAATGCACGAAGCGGTCCAGATGGTCCGGCTGATGCTGGCATAACCTGCGAATCCGCAGGTCAGGCAGGTCGGCCGTCGACTCCTGCCCGCAACAGCGGAACGGGCCGAAAGCTCCGCATTCTCACGATACCTCAGGCCGGTGGTTCCGGTTGATTGGGGACAGGCCTGTGCATGCACAATGCACAGGCCTTCTTCCTTTGGCCCGCCCGCCGGCAGGCGCGGTTGTACTCAACGATGACCGCGGATTCTGCGGACCTCAACTGCACGCTGTTTTCGGTTCGTGATTCGCCCCCGAATAGGGCTCGGTGCCGGATTGGAAAATCGGGTACCAGATCTGCCCGCAGAACCCTGAACCTACGAGCGCCAGGATTCGGTTGAGGCCGGCAAGTGACCCGACAGTGTCGGCCACGGCGCCATACTTCAGCCCTGCCGCATGCTCCGCCCGCCGCAGGCGCTTCAGCGAGCAAACAGATAGACGCCGTCCAGGGTTAATCCGTCGCGGTCGACCGGCACAAGGATGTCCAACCAGCCGTTTCCCGTGTAGTCATGAAACGCACACCGGCCCAACACGCCCTCAGGATCGGCCTTGAAGAGCGCAGTGCCTGTCCACGGATTGAAGAGGTTGGCGGTCCGCTGGAACTCATAGGCATAGCCGTCGCCGGTTACGAAGACCTCAACCTCTCCGTCGCTGTCCAGGTCGAGTACGCGGAGCTGATTGAATTCGATGGTCTGCGACTGCCCGTCGACCTCGATGTCGCTGATCAGACCGATGTTGTACACGTACCACGGCACCTGCGGCGCGCTCGGAGCGAGATTGGCCGGTCCGGGACTGCGGAACCATTGGATCAGCGAGTAGGCGCTGCCGGCCACCACCACATCGGGCGAGCCGTCTTCGTTGATGTCGCCGACGTCAATGTAGTCTGCGCCGCCTGTCTGCTCGCCGATCAGCACCGATGTCCAGGTGGTTCCGTTGTTCTCATTTCGGAGCCAGTGGAGGTTCCATGTCTTCGCTTCCGGCACCGCCGCCACGATATCCATATCTCCGTCGTTGTCCATGTCGGCGACCGCCAGGTCGGAGTAAGTCAGTACGTCGCTGTCGGCCACCAGGGGATTCCATGCGGCCGGATTGGCCGCACTGTTGATTCCAGGATTGAGATACACGAGCACAAAGGTGTGGGGAGCCTGCGCATCGGCGCCCTTCGGTTTGGGCCCGTTCGCCGCAATGACGAAGTCCGGCAAACCGTCGTTATTGAAGTCTCCGATTTCCAGGTCCGTCGGGCCCGTCTGGTCGGAGCTCAAAAACATCCCGCATTCCGGGTTCTGCGGGTTAACGTGGCAGCCCAAGGGTGGCGCGACCCAGATCCAATTGGATGGATTGAGCGGGTCAGCGCCCTGAATGAGTAGAATGACTGCGGAGGGCATATCTACGTCCTTGGGTGGTACAAAACCCGTGTCCTTGACCAGGACGGCAATATCAAGCTTCCCGTCCCGGTTGAAGTCCGCCACGTCAACGTCATTCATGATCGCCAGCGGGCCGCCGCCGGCGATCGACAACAGGTCGAAGGCTCCCTGGCTGTTCAACAAATGAAGCTGAACAGGCTGGTTCTCGGACGACACCGAGACCAGGTCCATGAGGCCGTCATTGTTGAAGTCGCCCTTGGCCACCGCCGAGGCTCCGGCGGTCGCTTCCAGCAGCGGGTCAATCTGGTGGCCGTTCTTGCCGAGATTGAAGAGCCCGTCCAGAATGCCGGTTCCCCCGGAATCGGGCGAGCAGCCCGGCGTCAGCCCGACCAGCGGCACCAGAATGATAAGATGCGTGCGCAAAGCCTTCATCGAGTGGTTCCTTTCTTCTTTCCCGGGCGACGATCATGCCGGACCGCCGGGACGGCAGCCGCTGCGCGTGGAGGTGCCCGGAGTCCCTTTGACTCCGTCGGCATCACGGGCTCGCTGCTTCACTAACACGAGTGTCCCGGCGGATATCGGGCCGCTGGGTGCCTTGCCGGCCCGGTCGTTCACGTTATTGGGCCTGGGGTCCGTCCCCTAACGAACCTGCGATAGGGCGAGAGGATTCTGCGGCGATAAC is a genomic window of Phycisphaerae bacterium containing:
- a CDS encoding VCBS repeat-containing protein, which gives rise to MKALRTHLIILVPLVGLTPGCSPDSGGTGILDGLFNLGKNGHQIDPLLEATAGASAVAKGDFNNDGLMDLVSVSSENQPVQLHLLNSQGAFDLLSIAGGGPLAIMNDVDVADFNRDGKLDIAVLVKDTGFVPPKDVDMPSAVILLIQGADPLNPSNWIWVAPPLGCHVNPQNPECGMFLSSDQTGPTDLEIGDFNNDGLPDFVIAANGPKPKGADAQAPHTFVLVYLNPGINSAANPAAWNPLVADSDVLTYSDLAVADMDNDGDMDIVAAVPEAKTWNLHWLRNENNGTTWTSVLIGEQTGGADYIDVGDINEDGSPDVVVAGSAYSLIQWFRSPGPANLAPSAPQVPWYVYNIGLISDIEVDGQSQTIEFNQLRVLDLDSDGEVEVFVTGDGYAYEFQRTANLFNPWTGTALFKADPEGVLGRCAFHDYTGNGWLDILVPVDRDGLTLDGVYLFAR